In Nocardioides sp. JS614, the sequence GGCGAGCACTCTTGGCCCGTGAGAGTGGTCTGTCATTCGGGCCGTTTCGACCTGCGTCAAAGTGGGCGAGATGCCCGGCCTGTCAATGCAACTGCGCCACCCTGAGCATGTGGCATCCCAGTCGCCGGATCCGCTCGATGCCATCGACGTGCCCGCGACGTCTGTGGGCGACGGTGGGACGACCGTCGGCGCCGAGTAGGTTGTGCGGGTGCTCGACCCCGCCCTCCGCAACCCGATCGGGACCCACGTGCTCGTCGGCAAGGGCCTCGTCGACGGCGCCGTCGCGAACGCGGACCTGGTCGCCTGCGAGACCTTCCAGGTCTTCACCGGCAACCCCCGCGGCTGGGCGCTGAGCGAGGGCAAGCCGGCCGACGACGCGCGCTTCCGCGACCTGATGGCCGCGCGCGGGACCCGGGTGTTCATCCACGCGCCGTACCTCGTGAACCTCGGCTCGCCGACCCCGGCGACCTACGAGCGCTCGGTGGCCTCGGTGGCGCACAACCTCAAGCGGGCGGCGGAGATCGGCGCCGAGGGCGTCGTCGTGCACACCGGGTCGTACGTCGACCCCGGCGAGGGCGACAGCCTCGCGCGGCACGCGCGCGCGATGCGGCAGGTGCGCGAGGGACTCCTGCCCCTGCTCGACGCCGTCGCCGGCGACGATGCACCCTGGCTGCTGCTCGAGCCGACCGCCGGCCAGGGCCGCTCCCTGTGCGCCGGCGTCGAGGACCTCGCGCCGTACCTCGAGGCCCTCGACCACCACCCGAAGGCCGGCATCTGCCTGGACACCTGCCACGTGTTCGCCGCCGGGGCGCCGCTGGACGAGCCGGGCGGCACCACCGCGACCGTGGACCGGGTGGTCGAGATCGGCGGCCCGGGCCGGCTGCGGCTGGTGCACGCCAACGACTCGATGGACGTCCGCGGCGCCTTCAAGGACCGGCACCAGCGGATCGGCGAGGGCCACATCGGCGAGGGCGCGTTCACCGAGCTGTTCGCGCACCCGGCCACCGAAGGCGTGCCGTTCATCCTCGAGACGCCCGACTCGCGCGACGTCGACAACCGCGACATCCCGCTGCTGAAGAAGCTGCGCGGATGAGGCGCACCACCCTGCTCGCCACCGCGACGCTGCTCGGCATCACCGCGTGCTGGGGGTCGACGTTCTTCCTGATCCACGACCTGCTCGACCGGATCCCGGCCGTCGACTTCATCGCCGTCCGCTTCTCGATCGCCGGCATCCTGCTCCTCGCGGTCGCGCCGCGCGCGGTGCTGCGGCTCTCCCCTGCCGCGCGCCGGCAGGCCGCCGCGCTCGGTGGCCTGTACGGCGTCGGGCAGATCCTGCAGACCAGCGGACTCGCCCACACCTCGGCCAGCGTGTCCGGGTTCATCACCGGGATGTACGTGATCGCCACCCCGCTGTTCGCGGCCGTGCTGCTGCGCAACCGGATCACCCGAGCGACCTGGTTCGCCGTACTGCTTGCCGCCGCGGGCTTGGCCGTGCTCACCCTGCAGGGCTTCTCCGTCGGCTACGGCGAGGCGATCACCCTGGTCGCGGCGATGCTCTTCGCGCTGCACATCGTGGGGCTG encodes:
- a CDS encoding deoxyribonuclease IV codes for the protein MLDPALRNPIGTHVLVGKGLVDGAVANADLVACETFQVFTGNPRGWALSEGKPADDARFRDLMAARGTRVFIHAPYLVNLGSPTPATYERSVASVAHNLKRAAEIGAEGVVVHTGSYVDPGEGDSLARHARAMRQVREGLLPLLDAVAGDDAPWLLLEPTAGQGRSLCAGVEDLAPYLEALDHHPKAGICLDTCHVFAAGAPLDEPGGTTATVDRVVEIGGPGRLRLVHANDSMDVRGAFKDRHQRIGEGHIGEGAFTELFAHPATEGVPFILETPDSRDVDNRDIPLLKKLRG
- a CDS encoding DMT family transporter, which encodes MRRTTLLATATLLGITACWGSTFFLIHDLLDRIPAVDFIAVRFSIAGILLLAVAPRAVLRLSPAARRQAAALGGLYGVGQILQTSGLAHTSASVSGFITGMYVIATPLFAAVLLRNRITRATWFAVLLAAAGLAVLTLQGFSVGYGEAITLVAAMLFALHIVGLGAWSSTRDALGMSILQVVVVAGIGLVASAPHGIVLPDNGSDWLSVVYMAVFPAALALLGQTWAQAHLSATRTAIVMSMEPVFAAFFAVLLGGESVTMRMLVGGLMVLAAMLTVELAPRRKVEGEVPHIAV